The DNA sequence GCTATGCTGTAGAGGTAGAACTGGAAGCTCGTTGGGACATCGTCCCTCGGCATCACTGTTACTCCCCTAGGGGTCTCTATGTTGAAGTAGTCGACTGGCGTGGTTGTGCCGAGCTTGTAAACGGTGAAGCCGACGCTGTAAGTCTCAGCTGTGTCATCGACCTCAACTTTCTTAGCCACTAGCGTGTAGCCGAGCCACGGCAGATCCACCTTTGTGCCCGTCTCGATGTCTATCGGGTTGAGCGGGTGTATGAAGTAGAAGCCCGCGTGACTCCAGGTGTAAGTTATCGTACCAGTGTAGTCCTGAGTGTAGTTAAGCTTGCTGTCATAGGCATCTGCACCGAACGTGAAGATGCCTGGGCAGTCCAAGTAGAGTCTCTGTGACCAGTAAGCGTCCTTCTCGTAATCGTTGTAAGCGGGTGGGTAGTAAGTAGCACCATCTGAAGTGGCGAAGACCACCCACTCCTTCAGAGCAGCTGGGTCGAACTTCCTGCCGATGCTGTAGGTTATCTGAGTCGGGTTCTTCTTGCTCTTCACTCCAGCGGGCACGAAGACGTAGTCACCGAAGAGGGGATATACCTTGCCGAAGGGGTTAGGATCTCCATCTGCAGGCTTTTCAGCCTTCCAGTCCCAGCTCCAGAGGAATCCCTTGAATAGATGCTCAGTCTCCCACTTACCCACTAGGTCAAGCGCCTGGTAGCGTTGCCCGTAGGCCTGGGCTGAGAAGCTACCGTGATATAAGGTGATGCCGTTCTCAGCGGCGTGCTTCGCGTCCACCCACAGAGCGTTCGTGAAGTAGAGGTGCGATCCCATCTTCGCCGCTATGAGCGTTGCCCCTAAGACGTCCTCGGGCGCTGCCTTACTACCTAATATTATGGCTACGTCAGGCATGCCGTCGAAGTCGTAGTCTATCGTGCCGTCCTTGACGAAGGGCTGCGGGAAGAGGTGTATCGGGTACGCTGCAGCGGGCAGCAGGCTCGCTCCCAGCAGCACCAGGAACGCTGCCAGCACGTATGCCTTCCTCATGATGTTCACCTGCCCCCCCGAAGGGGGCATGGGCCTCTAGCAGCGATGATATAAAAGTCTTATCGCTAAAACGGTTGCAGAACGTTGCATACAATTGACTGAGCTAAATTTCAGCTTTCTTTACAGATCTGAGGATCCTTTCTCGCTAGAAAATGGAAGATGATCCCATACATTTTCAAATCCAAATACAAGCACCTGAGATCTGGGATGATCCCCTTTGGGGGGCTTGGGCATTCCTGAAACGTCATACAAGCCCTCCGCAAGTACTTCGTCAATTAACGAATGAATTCACGTCTAAGTCCTCCTCCTGCGCTCCCTCTCCTCCACGACCTCGAAGGACTCGCTGTCCCCGATCTCCCTCTCCATAGCCCTCAAGACGCTCGAAGCCGCCCTCTTCACGGCCTTAGGATCCCTAGACCTTATGGAGATCACGTACTTAGGGGCTCCAGCTGAGTAAACATCCACCTCAGCCTCCCTCCCGGCCTCAGCCCCCCTGATTAGCGCCCTCCTCACCCTCTCCACACCGTCGCTGGCGTAACTCACGACCTTAACTACGAGGTCCTTCACGTACACGGGGGGCTTCAGCTGGCTCTCAGCTATCGCCCTGAGCTCCTCAGCCAGCCTCCCATCGACACCCGCTTCGGTGAGGACGGAAGCTCCCTCGTATATCAGGTCCTCCAGTGCATCTAGGGGATCCCTGTAGTGATCGAAGAGCCTCTCCAGGGCCCTCCTAGCCACCTCCTCGGGCTCCCCATAACCCGCCCTCTGAGCCGCGACCCTGAGGAGAGACAGTACCCTGTTCCTCTCCTTCCACTCCTCCAGCTTCTCCCTCCTCTCGCTCTCGCTGACGTACCTCAGCGAGAGGTCGACCTGGCCCAGCCTCCTATCGGCCCTTATCACCCTACCAACTACCTTGTCCCCCTCCTTCACGAAGTCCCTTATGTCCTTTATCCTCCCGGAGGCGACGTGGCTCCTTGGGATGTATGCTTCCATGCCCTCGTACTCATCCAAGCTGACTACGACACCGTGCTCCTCTACGGCCTTGACGGTAGCTACGACGAGATCGTTCCTCTTCGGAAAGGCCTGAGCGCTCAGTTCCCTCACCCCAGCATCCGATGGGCTGAAGTTATATAACCTTACCCAGGTCCCCCGACCAGCGGCTCTGATCCGGGCTCCTTCAGGGCGCGCCGGCCTCGAATCTAGCCCCCGTGGCATCAACATTATTTAGCTCCCAGCGGTACCTAGTGGCGTTGAGGTACAGGGAGCTCATGAGGGAGGTCCTCTTAGCCATAGCTGAGGGGAGGCTGAGCCCCTCCGTAGTGGCCGAGCTGAGGGAGATGGAGGAGGCCCTCTCCAAGGACCTCCCACTCGGCCTGGAGGGGAGGGTATACGCCAGGGCCTCGGAGGTTCTCAGGAACTTGAGGGTTGAGCTTGAGAACTCCATGAGGTTAAAGGACCTCTTTATGAAGGCATCTCACGGTGTTGAACTCTCTAAATTGGAGGAAGGTGGGAGGAAGGGGGCTGAGGAGGTGAGACCATCGTTCGAGCCCTTCAAAGTCCCCCATAAGCTAGTGCTAGTAACGTTTAAAACTCAAGTACCCAGGTTCGTCGGTGTGGACATGAGGGTGTACGGTCCGTTCTCCGAGGGTGACGTAGCCTTAGTACCTGAGGAGAACGCTGAGGCCTTGAGGCAAAGGGATGCTGTGGAGGTGATTGAGGATGCAGGTGCCAGCTACGATTAGGACCTACTGTCCCAGGTGCAGGAGGCACACCCCTCACAAGGTGTCGCTCTACAAGGCGGGGAGGGCTAGGACCCTCTCCTGGGGTCAGAGGCAGCTCGAGAGGAAGAGGAGGGGCTATGGGGGAGAGCCGAGGGGTATGCTGAGGAGGAAGGCCAAGACGACGAAGAAGGTACTCCTGGTGCTCACTTGCGAGGAGTGCGGCAGGAAGGTCATGAGGAACCTGGGGAGGTTGGCCAAGGTGGAGGTGCAGAGGTGATCCCATGAGGGAACTGGTCCCGATGCCCAGGAGCTACTTCATCAGGGTGAGGTGCCCTAAGTGCGGTAATGAGCAGGTGACGTTCTCACACGCCTCCAGGGTGGTGAGGTGTCAGGTGTGCGAGGAGGTGTTGGCTAAGCCCAGGGGAGGTAGGGCTGAGATAATAGCCCCACAAATGGAGAAACTCGGTCTCAGAGCTCCCCAAAAGGGCTAATCCTTTGAACCGCTATCGTACAGCTCAGCCCTCCCCCTGAGCACTAGGAAGGAGGCCGCGTGAGCCGGGAGCCTCACCTCCTCCCCCTCGCTGTAGGGTCCGAAGGCCTCACCCCTCATCCTGAACCTCGGTACCCTCAGCTTGATCCTCAAGCTCATCTCGGGTTCAGCTTGGATGCCAACGGCATCTTTGAAGGGGTCCATGGTCCTGTAGTCATCCAGCGTCAAGCTGAGGGCCCTGAATCCGGTCTTCCCGTGAAGGCTGTTCGGCACCCTGGTGAGCCTCCCCGTATCCATAGTGACCATCCAGTCGATCCTAGCGGCTGACTTGGATACCGAGGATATGAGAGCCCTCTCCAGGTTGCGCTTCTCCCTGGGGCTCAGCCTCATGTGGCCCATCGGATCAGATCCCCTCATGAGCCTCAGGGCCCTGGCTACGTGACCGCTCCTGGTATCGAGTATGAAACCTCTCCCGTCAGCCGAGATGAAGCTAGAGATATCGAGACCACTCGCCATGACGTACTGAGCTATCTCCCTCCTGGCTTCCCTCTCCAATTGAGTTAGGGGCCCATCTATCACCCTCACGTGGAACCCCCTGTTCCCTGTGTAGGTCACGAGTATCCAGTCCTGATCGACCCCTAGGTCCTGAGTTAGGATCTCTATCAGCTTCCTCACCTCCTCCCTGCTCACCTCTATGCACCTCTCGTTCAACCAGTGGTTCACCTCGATCCTATCGGAACCGCAGGACGGACACCTCGCTGGGCTCAGCCCCATCCCCAGCTTACCGCACCCCTTGCACCTCCATATCGAGCCGCTCTCACACCCCTCGTCCCTGAGGTCACTCGAGTCCACATCGAAAAGTAGATCGGCCCTTATCCTCCCCTTATCCCCCATCTCGGCCTCGGGCCTCTCGTAAAGGGAGACCGAGTAGTAGGCGTCGAGCGGGGGATCGTACACCAGGTACCTCCTGAGCTCCTCCAAGTCCCCGAAGGCCATGTGCCTCCTCACCCTACCGTCGAACCCCCTGAACATGAACTCCCTCCTGATCACATCTGGTACGTAAATGGCTCCCCTCATCGACCTGTAGTAAGCCCTGAAGAGGTTCGCTATCACGTTATCCCCTCTTACCGCAATCGGTGGTGCAGAGCCCCCAGCTCCTCATCGTCCCGCAGCTCGGGGGCTTGTACCTCCTCCTAGCTATGTGGGAGACTTGGTATGCCGTGACCCTCTCCTTGAAGTCGGGCAGGTTCCTGAAGAGGTCGACTATCCGATCCTCCCTCCAACCGCGCTCCAGCAGGTGGGAGACGAGGGCGAACCTGGCCTGATGCGTCAGGTTGTCCCCCGCCCTCACCCTCTCTAGTAGCTCCGAGATGCACGGGGGGAGTTCCCCCTTGACCTCAGCCCCCTTGGGAGCCCTCTCGGACATCAGCTTAGAGACCTCCTCAGCTATCCTCCTGAGAGGAGGAGGGAGCTCAACCCTAGGGGTCCTCAAGACGTTCTCCCTTACGTACTCAGCTATTATCCTCTCCATCTCGTATCTGTCAACTAGCACGTATCCCCTAACCACTACCCTGTTGACGAGCCTCCACCTCCTTCCCCCTATCCTCGATGCCCCTCTCAAGTAGCTAGCTAGGTCGATCCAGAGGTCCCCCTTGGTCGATATGTTGAAGGTGCCACTCGCTATCTCCTTCAGCTGCTCTAAGCTCAGCCTCCGGCATAGCCTCAGGAACCTCTTCGCCTCGTAATCAGCCAACCTGGAGAGGACGCTCCTCCCAGCTTCAGCGGCTATGAGCTTCGCCGCGACGAAGGAGTGTACCTCCAGGGCTGGGCTCCTAGTCGCGTGAGGCCTGCCTGTGATTGCAGATATCAGCCTCTCCCTGGCCAGGGACCTGACCTCCTCCAAGCTCGGGTCCTCGGCTAGGTCCTCCAGGGTGACCCCCTCCAGTAGGGAGGCCCCCTGCTTGGAGAAGGGAGCCACTGAGATCAGCTCATCAGACCTGTAGGTGGGCGAGGTAATATGTGATCCCAGCTCCCTCAACCCCCCCTATCGGGTAGCTGAGCTTCAGGGGGGCGTTCGTCCTCAGCTCTATGTCAGCCTCCTCCGATATCTCTGCAGGTTTCACCATCTTCTCCAGGTAGGCCATGTTGTACATGCTCTTAGAGGGCTCCTCAGCCCAGACATCTATGAGAGCCCTATCATCCCTGGTTATCGAGATGACGGCCTTCCCCCTATCGCTACTCACCCTGAACTCCACCTTCTCGCTATCTATGTATATCTCCACATCAGAGCCCACCACCTTCAGGTCCCTTATCACGCTGGGTATCGTATCGCTATCCAGCCTAGCCCTGGCCTTGAAGTCCACCTTTATCGTCTTGAACTCGAAGGGAGTGCCAGCGAGCAGCGGGAACTCGAAGACCCTCTTATAGCCGTTCATACTAGCGAGCTTCATGCTGTTTTCGGTGAAGAGGAGCTCAACCCTCTCCTTGTTCTTCACCCTCTTCAGCACCTTAGCCAGATCGGTGAAGTCCATCCCGTAGAACCTGGAGGCCTCGGCCTCGAACTCCATGAAGTAGGCCCTAGGTAGGGATATCTGTATCATGGCCGTCTTAGACGGATCCAATGCTTGAAGCCCGAATCCCAGATCGGGGTCCAACTTAACTGAGGCCTCACCCACTAAGGATTCAACGGCCTCGACTATCGCTTTTAACGTTCCGGCTTCCTCGAAAACCACCCTATTGGGCATCCTCAACACCCTCCACTACACCAGACACCTTCCTCCTCAGTAGCTCTACGCTCCTCAACAGACTTATATCTATTCCTGAGACCCTTGCGATTGCGTAAGCTTGGACCTCCTTGAACTCCCCCGACGATATCAGGGAGCCAACCACGTAAACTATATCCCTGGGCTTGAGCTCGGCTGCCCTATCGTGGTAAACCCTGGCTCTCCCGGTGCCGTCCTCCACGATTATGCAGTTCTCGAAGACGCTCACAACGACGCCCAGTATCGCTACCTCATCCCCCTCCAGCTCGGCTATCTTACTCCAGTACATGGGATCACCTAGAGGAAGTCTACCAGCTTGGTTGGCCTCTTTCCCCTGACCTCCGACTCCACCAGGAACTTGGATAAGTCCGCCCCATTCGATCCCCTCTCCCTGAAGAGGGAGGATATCTCCTGCTCTATGAGCTTGACCCTCTGGAGCAAGTAGCCCTCCACCCCGTACCTCCTCATCAGCTCGAGCGTGGGTCTCAGGTACTTCATCACGGTGCCCTTGTGTACCGTCAGCACCACGCTGCCGTTGCACTTCAGACACCTCCCCGAGAGCGGGGGCCTCCTGTACTTGGCGTTGCAATCGGTGCACCTGAACTCCTGCTGCCCGAACCTCCTCAGGTTGCCCACGATATCCCTTATGAAGTGAGATGTTATTGCTCTGGATAAAGCGTCCAGGGAGTCGACAGCCCTTATCTTCCTCTCGAGTGAGAAGTGGGCCTCCATCTTATCCGACATGGTCTCCAACTTCCTGTAAGTGGTCTGAAGAGGTCCCCCATCTACCTTGGATGTCCATAATGAGCTCATGATCCTCGGGTAATTATCGCCTGCTTCTATCCTGCTCCCGACCGTCTCAACCAACCCCCTCACCTTCGAGGGGTCCTCGTACCTGTAGGTGGCTTCGTAGAACTCCGGAGGGAGCTCGCTCACTACCTCCATGTTGTAGACCTCGTCATCCACGTACTTAGGATCCACCCTCGTCACTAGGAGGAGGGGGGCATCTTCCCTTCCTCCCGGCGTGGATGGGAGAAACTCCTTTGAGAAGTTCAGAAGGGCATCTAGTAGGAGCATTATGGAGTCCTCATCCCCATCCACGTTCCTCCTCTTGGCTGCATGGAGGAAGGGGTGCGCGAAGAGGACATCCGCATCGGTGAAACCTATTATCCTGGCCAAGTTAGCCACGAAGGTGTGGGGGGATATCGTGAGGATCAGCTTCCCAACCAGGTCCTCCTCCCTCTCCACCCTGTAGAAGGGCTCCAATCGGTAGAACTTGACTAGGAGCTCATCCACGTACTTGGCCACTGATATTAGGTACTTAGCGGCCGCCCTGGGTATTACGACATCCTGCACTTTCAGCTCCAGGAGCTGATCCTCGCTCCTCAGCTCCCTACCATCGGCATCTAGCTCATAACCTAGTTCCCTGAGCTTATCCAAACTGACGCCTACCTCGGATGGTTTGAAGTGCGTCAGGACCGCGTTAACGGCATCGAACCTAACTGTACCGTCTTTGAAGACGTAGAGCCCGTGCTTAGCCCTCAGTATCCCTTTCTCGATGGGTTCAGGTATCTTAGATCCGCTAGTCAGCCCCTTAACCCCCTTGACCTTCTGAAGCACCTCCTGACCCTCGTTGAGCCTCCTCAGGGCCCTCTCCACCTCCTCCCTCAGGTTCACCCTCACGCTCCCGTATGGGACTGGCTCCGCTGATGGGTGCTCCTGACACCTCCCGTTCACCTGCTTCCCGCATATAGGACAGAAGGAGAGCTTGGAAGTTGGGGAGCCGCAGTTCGGACACCTGAATAGGGTCGTCCTAGTGCCGCAGCCCCTACAGAGCCTCAGGGCCACCTCGACCGTCACCACACCCTTGCCGTAAGCCGCATCCAGGGACCTGGATGACCCCTTCAAGTTCCCCAGGGGGAAGAGCAGGTTCACTGGTGGCTTCATCTTCCTTGGTTTAGCTTTCTCAGGCCTACCCACCCTCATCCCAATCTTAGTGGGGCCCTTGGGCATCACCTCGACGTCCAGGAAATCGTTGAGCAGCTTGAGGGTAGCGTAGCTTGGATAGCTTGCGGAATCGGGGAGCCTCTCGGACACGTACTTAAGGAGCTTCCAATCCTCCTCGTTGAGGATCAAGCTCCCATCAGCCACCTTATGAGGGATACCTAGGAGCTCCAGTATCCTCTTCAAGTCACTGCTGAACTTCAACTTCCCATTTGAGGATCCCCTAACCTCCCTCGCTAGCTCCAGTAAATCCTCCACCCTCAAGTGCTCCCAGTAGTAGGTGAACTTGGGGTGCAGAGGAACTCCAAGCTCCCTGGATATCCTCAGGGCCTCCTCCAGGTTCGAGGGCTCCTTGGCTTCAGAGCCCCTGACCAGCCCCGCCCACCACTCCTCGGTCCAAGCCGATGGGAGGAGGGGATGGTTGTTCTCCAGGAACTCGCCGTAAGCTATGAGCACATCCCCCAAATGTATGATCTCCTCGATCTCACCTAGTAGCTCTAATGCCTCCTTAGGGTCATCGAGCCTGAGCACGCTACCGTCCCTCAACCTAACGGTTGGCCCCTCTATGGAGTCGACGGGCATCACCACAGCGCTCTTCCCGGGTCTCTCTATCCTGACCTGAGTCCCGACAGCTAAGAAGCTATCTATCACGTACATGGTGGCTGGGTTCATCCCTATGGATGCCAGTCCCGTGTTCCTAGCCCTCCCGTACCTCAACCTGAATCCCCCTATCCTGGAGGGGTAGGAGAGCACCGGCCTCCCCATCACCGCATCCTTCAGGTACTTGTAGGAGGCCTCTACCACCGGACAGCCGCTGGCCTCCCGCTCTACCCTCTCCTCCCCACCTCTCTCGATCCAGCTCCAGCATGAGTCATCGAAGTCCACTAATTCCCTTATCTGATCAATTATCTTCCTTAGCTTCTTCGCTTTCTGTAGTATGCAGTCGTTTATGACAAGCACAGCACCTCCCCTAACCCTGTTGGTCTCGACCCTGGGTAGGTTCCTGAAGGAGGATACCTCCTCCTTCTCAGTGGGAGGCCCCGTTATCTCAACAGGTAGGTTCATCACGACCTTCCTCACTTCCTCAGGATCTGAGTTGTACTGC is a window from the Candidatus Korarchaeum sp. genome containing:
- a CDS encoding S1 RNA-binding domain-containing protein, with the translated sequence MRELSAQAFPKRNDLVVATVKAVEEHGVVVSLDEYEGMEAYIPRSHVASGRIKDIRDFVKEGDKVVGRVIRADRRLGQVDLSLRYVSESERREKLEEWKERNRVLSLLRVAAQRAGYGEPEEVARRALERLFDHYRDPLDALEDLIYEGASVLTEAGVDGRLAEELRAIAESQLKPPVYVKDLVVKVVSYASDGVERVRRALIRGAEAGREAEVDVYSAGAPKYVISIRSRDPKAVKRAASSVLRAMEREIGDSESFEVVEERERRRRT
- a CDS encoding 50S ribosomal protein L44e → MQVPATIRTYCPRCRRHTPHKVSLYKAGRARTLSWGQRQLERKRRGYGGEPRGMLRRKAKTTKKVLLVLTCEECGRKVMRNLGRLAKVEVQR
- a CDS encoding 30S ribosomal protein S27e; translation: MRELVPMPRSYFIRVRCPKCGNEQVTFSHASRVVRCQVCEEVLAKPRGGRAEIIAPQMEKLGLRAPQKG
- a CDS encoding DNA primase small subunit domain-containing protein; protein product: MIANLFRAYYRSMRGAIYVPDVIRREFMFRGFDGRVRRHMAFGDLEELRRYLVYDPPLDAYYSVSLYERPEAEMGDKGRIRADLLFDVDSSDLRDEGCESGSIWRCKGCGKLGMGLSPARCPSCGSDRIEVNHWLNERCIEVSREEVRKLIEILTQDLGVDQDWILVTYTGNRGFHVRVIDGPLTQLEREARREIAQYVMASGLDISSFISADGRGFILDTRSGHVARALRLMRGSDPMGHMRLSPREKRNLERALISSVSKSAARIDWMVTMDTGRLTRVPNSLHGKTGFRALSLTLDDYRTMDPFKDAVGIQAEPEMSLRIKLRVPRFRMRGEAFGPYSEGEEVRLPAHAASFLVLRGRAELYDSGSKD
- a CDS encoding DNA polymerase II large subunit; this encodes MRDYFESLRRGLEEALSVARAARSLGLDPKEDVEIGIANELHERITALFGSKSIGERVRYWLEATGSKVETAFMVISEVVPRKGEESKVEVRLSERERAELALRVGMAIITDATVSAPIEGISKVEVRGSGGNSYLSVHYNGPIRTAGGTEGAMSVIMADYIRQRLGLNRYLPTHEEVERYVEEVFLYKRIAHLQYNSDPEEVRKVVMNLPVEITGPPTEKEEVSSFRNLPRVETNRVRGGAVLVINDCILQKAKKLRKIIDQIRELVDFDDSCWSWIERGGEERVEREASGCPVVEASYKYLKDAVMGRPVLSYPSRIGGFRLRYGRARNTGLASIGMNPATMYVIDSFLAVGTQVRIERPGKSAVVMPVDSIEGPTVRLRDGSVLRLDDPKEALELLGEIEEIIHLGDVLIAYGEFLENNHPLLPSAWTEEWWAGLVRGSEAKEPSNLEEALRISRELGVPLHPKFTYYWEHLRVEDLLELAREVRGSSNGKLKFSSDLKRILELLGIPHKVADGSLILNEEDWKLLKYVSERLPDSASYPSYATLKLLNDFLDVEVMPKGPTKIGMRVGRPEKAKPRKMKPPVNLLFPLGNLKGSSRSLDAAYGKGVVTVEVALRLCRGCGTRTTLFRCPNCGSPTSKLSFCPICGKQVNGRCQEHPSAEPVPYGSVRVNLREEVERALRRLNEGQEVLQKVKGVKGLTSGSKIPEPIEKGILRAKHGLYVFKDGTVRFDAVNAVLTHFKPSEVGVSLDKLRELGYELDADGRELRSEDQLLELKVQDVVIPRAAAKYLISVAKYVDELLVKFYRLEPFYRVEREEDLVGKLILTISPHTFVANLARIIGFTDADVLFAHPFLHAAKRRNVDGDEDSIMLLLDALLNFSKEFLPSTPGGREDAPLLLVTRVDPKYVDDEVYNMEVVSELPPEFYEATYRYEDPSKVRGLVETVGSRIEAGDNYPRIMSSLWTSKVDGGPLQTTYRKLETMSDKMEAHFSLERKIRAVDSLDALSRAITSHFIRDIVGNLRRFGQQEFRCTDCNAKYRRPPLSGRCLKCNGSVVLTVHKGTVMKYLRPTLELMRRYGVEGYLLQRVKLIEQEISSLFRERGSNGADLSKFLVESEVRGKRPTKLVDFL